A portion of the Cryptomeria japonica chromosome 5, Sugi_1.0, whole genome shotgun sequence genome contains these proteins:
- the LOC131067319 gene encoding transcription repressor MYB4-like produces the protein MGSWSKMGSWSKDEDDKLIAYIHEHGEHRWKSLPKAAGLRRRVKSCRRRWVNYLKPDLRRGNFSEEEDELIIELQLLWGNKWSRIAGRLPGRTDNEIKNHCESTHVKRKLLSRGIDPQSHRTIQPFHSDGSRSRDDRSPSQEISLVDSLQSERCIVTGNFDLAASNGEHRTIQPFHRDDRSPSQEISMVDFFQSERCIMTGNFDLAASNIERHTIQPFHRDDRSLSQEISIVDFFQSEPCIVTSSFDLADSNGASGSEETSDVNLEFTLGLQSSASRANKSQ, from the exons ATGGGATCATGGAGCAAGATGGGATCATGGAGCAAGGATGAAGATGACAAGCTCATTGCATACATCCACGAACATGGCGAACACCGCTGGAAGTCTCTTCCCAAGGCAGCAG GACTTCGGAGACGTGTGAAGAGCTGCAGACGCAGGTGGGTAAACTATTTGAAGCCTGATCTCAGGCGAGGGAATTtctctgaagaagaagatgagCTCATCATCGAGCTCCAGCTCCTCTGGGGAAACAA ATGGTCTCGGATTGCAGGGAGATTGCCTGGGCGAACGGACAATGAAATAAAGAATCACTGCGAATCGACCCACGTCAAGAGAAAATTGTTGAGCCGGGGAATCGACCCACAGTCGCACCGCACCATTCAGCCCTTCCACAGTGATGGCAGCCGTAGCAGAGATGACAGGTCTCCCAGTCAAGAAATTTCATTGGTGGATTCTTTACAGAGTGAGCGCTGCATTGTGACAGGCAATTTCGATCTTGCTGCTTCAAATGGTGAGCACCGCACAATTCAGCCCTTCCACAGAGATGACAGGTCTCCCAGTCAAGAAATTTCAATGGTGGATTTTTTCCAGAGTGAGCGCTGCATTATGACAGGCAATTTCGATCTTGCTGCTTCAAATATTGAGCGCCACACAATTCAGCCCTTCCATAGAGATGACAGGTCTCTCAGTCAAGAAATTTCAATTGTGGATTTTTTCCAGAGTGAGCCCTGCATTGTGACAAGCAGTTTCGATCTTGCTGATTCAAATGGCGCGAGTGGAAGCGAAGAGACGTCTGATGTGAATCTGGAATTCACTCTCGGTTTGCAGTCTTCTGCCTCTCGTGCGAATAAATCGCAATAG